The Pseudomonas sp. TH06 genome has a window encoding:
- a CDS encoding PAAR domain-containing protein → MSGKPAARVSDPTACPLPGHGTNPIAAGSGDVFFDGLAAAREGDASACGGAMVGGLATTVKINGKSAVTVDSVGSHGNKVTAGSSTVIIGNSHSPAPFVPPLPVIIPGIFNRVFAFKTASGKTVEGLNYKIVSESGIEKFGTAVAGTSASFSTGQKPEPVSIFVTSE, encoded by the coding sequence ATGTCTGGCAAACCCGCAGCACGCGTATCCGACCCCACCGCTTGCCCGCTCCCCGGCCACGGTACCAACCCGATCGCCGCTGGTTCTGGCGACGTGTTCTTCGACGGCCTCGCGGCCGCCCGCGAAGGCGATGCCTCCGCGTGTGGTGGTGCGATGGTCGGCGGTTTGGCCACGACGGTGAAAATCAACGGCAAGTCTGCTGTCACGGTTGATTCCGTTGGCTCCCACGGCAACAAGGTTACGGCTGGGTCTTCGACGGTGATTATCGGGAATTCGCATTCGCCGGCGCCGTTTGTGCCGCCGTTGCCTGTGATTATTCCGGGAATATTCAATCGTGTTTTTGCCTTTAAAACTGCCAGTGGGAAAACGGTTGAAGGACTGAACTACAAAATAGTTTCGGAAAGTGGGATCGAGAAGTTTGGTACTGCAGTCGCAGGAACTTCTGCCAGTTTCTCAACTGGACAGAAACCTGAGCCCGTCTCGATCTTTGTAACATCGGAGTAA